ATTGACTGCCTCTCCTACATTAAGCCCTCTGCTTCATGGAGGACATAACAATAACGAGCAAAATCAGACATGGTACTTGCATTCATGGGTTACAGACTTTTTCTATAGGCAGTGtaaatgaaacacacacataaGGAACACTTTTCTACACTAAATACATAAACTGGCTTTTGGCTATAATGAAGAAAGCTATTATAAAGTTCACGAGCATGttttttatgtgaacatatgttctcatttttctttttttgttgttgtttagtttttattttataatcataaacTTAACTCTGCAATCCAGCTGGACTTGGAAGGGGTAGAGAAAACATGGAACCCAAGGAACTGAGGCAAAAGCATGAAGATTATAGAACATTCCAAGCAGATGGGGGTGCAGGGGCGCTCTCCTGAGCTACTGAAGGAATGCTCTGGTGGTTCAGGTAAAACACAAGTCAAATTTATGAGAGTTGTCCACAGTCAGTAATGGTGATCTTCTTGCTGGTCTTGTCATTCCTGGACCTGTAGTGCTCCATGGCTGTCACAGCATCCACGCGGTCTTTCACCTGGGGGAAGACCACATGCTTGCCATCCAGCCACTCGGTCTTGGCAGTGCAGATGAAAAGCTGGGAACTGTTTGTGTTGGGTCCAGCATTTGCCGTGGACAAGATACCAGGACCTGTGTGCTTCAGGACGAAGTTCTCATCATCACTTTTCTCCCCGTAGATGGACTTGCTGCCTGTGCCACTGTGCCATGTGAAGTCATCACCCTGGCATGGAAATCCCAGAATAATTCTGTGACAGCAGGGGCCTTTATaacaaatttttttctccccagtgcTCAGAGCACGAAAATTTTCTGCTGTCTTTGGAACattgaagaacacagtggggTTTACCGTGGCTGGACACGGGAAGGTCCGAGGCAGTGGTGGCATCTGCAAggcctgttttcatttttcttgatatCCACCTAGAAGTGGCTGTGTCATATGGTAACTTTTCTTAAGTGGCTGTGTCATTTACATTCCCATTAGCAATGTAcaagagttccagtttctccatggtcttgccaacatttgttattatctgtcttttttattataaccatcctggtaggtataaaatggtatctcactgtggtttttgaCTCAGATTCCcatgatggctaatgatgttttCATGTACTTACTGGTCATTCatacatcttctttggaaaaatgtctattcagagcCTTTGCTCATTTTGAGTTAGGTTATCATTTTGTTGTTAAGTTAATAGTATTTTGTAGCTTTTAATGTATTGTGATTGTACttcttttgttaatttattcctaagtatgtaattctttttaaataaaattttaagtcataAATTTGACCGTTTTCTGAAGATCATTTTTGGATTGGTCAATGCCAGTGTATTTATCTTGTACCCTGCAGACTTGCTGAACTTCTTGATTAGTTCTACCTGTGTTGGGGGAACCCCATAGGATTTTCCATAtacaaaatcatgtcatctgtgaaagagatagttttacttcttcctttccaaatctggatgacttttatttcttttgttgcctaACTGTCCTGGCTAAAACCTCCAGTACAATATTGAATACAAGTGGCAAGAACAGGcatctttttcttgttcctgatgtaagagggaaagctttcaaactttcaccattaagtatgatgttagctatgagTTTTTCACagatgccctttatcaggttgagaaaGTTACTAGAGCATTTGTATCATGAAGGGACTGTGGATATTATCAAATCTTTTCTGCATCATTTGAgatatcatttgtttttttgtcttttagtctATAAATACAGTGATttacattggttgatttttgtatgtaaaACCATCCTTGGATTCCTTGGATTCCTTTTATTCCAACCTTGGATAAAATCTACTTGATTGTGGAGTATAATCCTTCAGGTATATCACTAAACTTGATTTACTAGTATCttgctgaggatttttgcatccgTATTCTTAAGGGATATtctggtctgtagttttcttttgtctggttttggtagaGGGTTAATCTTGTAGAATGAGTTGGGAACTAATCCCTCCTCTTCtatcttttagttattttttggaagagtttgtgaaaTATTGGTGTTAATCCTTTAAACATTTAGCAGAATTCCAATGAAACCACCTGTTCCTGGGCTTTACtttgttagaattttttttgttgttctttttttggttttgtttttttaagtacattgatgtgagagagaaagaccaattagctgcctcttgcatgGGCCCCAAATGGAGATCAAGCCAGCAaactaggcatatgccctgactgggaatcaaaccagtgaccttttggtgtgggacgccactccaaccaactgagccatgctgtcTAGGGCTATTAGAAGGTTTTTGATGACTGATTTAAGTCTCTTTACTTGTTATAGGTCTATTCAgatgttctatttcttcttgagtccgaTTCAGTACTTTATTCTTCCTATAAATATGTTGATGTCATCTAGGTTGTCTGATTTGTTGGTATTCAGTTGTTTGCAGCATActctttttatacatttactGATGATATGCTATCTTTGAttcctgattttaataatttgaatattatttcttttttccagattGGTCTAGCTAaatatttgtctattttgtttattttttcaaagaaccattgggttgttaattttctctgttatttttctattctctatttcatttatttgtgctctgatttttattatttatttatttctgcttacTTCCAGTTTAGTTTActccttttctcatttcctttttttccttcaagataaaattccttttttaaaaaaaaattgaggcatATTAGTTTGAGGTGTACAATCTGGtttgatatttgcatatatagcaaaatgatcaccacaatataACACACATTACCCTACATAGTTACAGACTTTTTTTGTGTGACAAGAACTTTCAAGATTTACTTACCATGGCATACAGTCCCTTTCTTGTTAATGGTCTGTTTCCTCTGATAATGTGTTCCTCAAGGACAAGGGCCATGTCTTGTTCACCATCAGATGCCAGGGTCTTAGACATTTGCCAAAAGTCaaaggaatgaacaaatgaatgaatgtccCACTCTGAGACAGAAGGAAGTGCCCAGTGGGCCCAGAACACCTGTCTCTGTTCAATGTTTCTGTAACCTCATGATGGGGTATCAGGATCATTATCTTACCATTAGCTGAGAGCAGAgtgtgctattattttttaagggttttatttataacctggccaagtagctcagttggttaaagcattgtcctaatatacaaggttgtgggtttgatccctggtcaaggcatacacaagaatcaaccagtgaatgcataagtaaaatggaacaagaaagcggtgtttctctctctctctccctttctatctttctggcaggggtgtccaacctgcagctcACAGGCCatatgtagcccaggatggctgcgaatgcagcccaatacaaaatcataaatttacttaaaacatgagattttttgtatgtgttgcaatatatttaatgtgtgacccaagacaactcttattCCAGTGTGGtatagagatgccaaaaggttggacactcctgcaaagtaaaaaaaaaggtttatttacataaatttgaTGTTTTAGAAACATagcaaaagagaaattttattttatttttaaaaatattttatttatttatttatttatttttagacagaggggaagggagggagagaaacatcaatgtgtggttgcctctcatgtgccacccactggggacctggcctgcaacccaggcatctgccctgactgggaatcaaaccggcaaccctttggttcacaggccagcactcaatccactgagccacaaccagccagggcagaaattttaTGTCAGTATCTTAAGTAGGAAAGCCAGTATCTCTTGTCTTTATTCATTAACATACACATATTAATGTTCTAAATTCTAAAAAAGATTCCTTTGGGGTGATGTTGGGTACCATACTTTTGGGACACATTACTTTTCATTCAGCACTTTCCCCATATAATACATCAGTCATGAGAAATATGAgaatttctgatttttctcttcccaAGGATTCAGATATTGTGTCCTATGGAAAATGACTTACTTGGTTTCACTTGATTTGAATTTACTTAGGATCACCTAAGGATGGTCCGGCCAAGTCCGTCAGGCTTTGATGCCCTTGCAGCTTGGCCCTTGATTGTTCTCATTCCATTGCATCTCTTTGATGCTCGCCTCTGGGTGAGGCTGCCACGACCTGCCTCTCAGTGCAAGGCATTAGATGTTTGTGATTTGTTAATCCAATTATCCAGAAGGATCAGGGTAAGGGCCCAGGTGGATACTTAGACCcaccaggaaaaagaaatgtgtcaTTCATTATTCCATACCATGGGGTTGTTTTCAATTAGCCCAGGATTCATGTTTTATGTTATGGAACACAAAATGTCTCCAGCCATGCTAGGAGAATGTTTTTTCCTTACAAAATACCCTTCATAATTATATCATAGCTGTTGATTTGTGATTTCCATTATAAACAAGTTTGCTGAGAGCTTTCCTAATTCTGTTTTAGTTCCGTAAAGCACCTTTTTGGCAGGTAGATTGTTGAATTGGATGCAAATCCTCTCTCTAAATTAAGTGAAAACttgttaaataactttttttagaTCGAGGAGGGATTTTGGTCTGTTTTTGGAGAGGGTAGAGACACTTTTTGATCCTGCCACTTCCCATGGATATAGAAGGCTGTTTTATAAGAAACTAGGGACATTTGCCTTAGACCACATGGGTAAGCATTGCTGAAACCTGGAAGGCCCCTCTCCTTCTGCAATGCTAAGAACGGCCAAGTGACAGAGAGCTGGGTACCCTGTGCTCTGCTAGGGCAGAGCTGAAGCCTGCCTGCAGGTGTGTCCTCCACCTGTGGGTGAGGCCCCCAGAGGTCCCATCTGGGCTCTGCCCCTACTTCCTAGCTGTGGTCCCCACAGTTCAGTGCTGGCATGAAGTAGGCATAAATATCAGTCAGCATCTTCGGTCCTTGCCTCCTGCAGAATGTGGTTAGAAGAACTTTAAAGGTCCTTGTGAGAGAGGCAGGTCCTCTGGCCAATCTGAGTGGCTGGTTACTTTGTCACTATCCTAAACTGAAAAGTGACTATGGCAAATAAATCATAGTcactaattttgaaatataaagtataaaaattccATCCAGACTCTCTGAACGAATATTAGCCAGCAGTGTTTCTCTTAGGGCTCCCGTGAAGTCGATAATAAGGTGGTTTTTGCTTCCCTGTGTAAGTCTTCTCATGTGGGTGTGAAGGGGAGGGAAGGTGCTGCTTGACACCTTCTGTTTCAATTTGTCCTTCTGAGCGTTTCTGTTCTTCAGTGACAGCACCTCAGAGACCACACGGAGGACAGCCAAGACTCTGCTTTCGGTCTGAGTCATCCCCACGTACTCACATTTTCGAGTTCACACAGAATAATCCCAGGAAGAAGAATTTGCTCTCTGCTTGCTAACATAGCAGTCCTCGCTTCTCCTGACGCTAGGTGCCAACATCCCCTGTGCTGGGGAGGCTGTGGTTTCCCGGTGGTGCTTTTTGTCGTTCTGTTTCATCTGCTACCTGGAAAGCCCATCCAATGCCATCGCTTTCAGGCTGTTCTTCCATTTCTCCCTACCTTAAATATCCATAGCACTTTGTGCATTTTTCCAGATCTTTCTTCACTCTGTAACATTAGACTTATGTGTGGCATGTGGTCTGTAGCCACTGGGCTGTGTACAACTTGAAAATAGGGCCTTTGACATTTGACCTCCTGCATCCACCCCCCAAATTCTCAGAAGCACCAAGTACATTATTTCTTGAATTAGGCCAAATTGAATTTACTGTTGCCACcctgttttctctattttcccccatttgaACCCTTAGCTTCTGTCTTCATGAGTTTCTGGATATACCATCTCTTTCCAGTCATTCAACCCTTCATTTGTTGAACAAACATTTAGCATGTGCCTTCCAAGTGTCAGGCACTGGACTGGGGAGGTCACAGTAAAAACACCATCCCGGGTGCCAAGCAGTTTCTGGTCCAAGAGGAGGgacaaggaagaggaaagggcatGCTGCAAGGGGGGACTCAGATGCAGTTTAGGGAAGTCAAGGGACACTTTCTAGAGCTGCAGTGTCTGAGCTGAGATCCCTGACATTTGCTCATGtgtattccctctgcctggaccacCTCCTTCAACCTCTGGGACCAACCCCTCCCCTCCAAACCTTTCTCCTGGAGGCCGTCATCTCTCTTAGCTTGAAAGGTGGTCACCCCTCTGTTCCTCTGACATGCTGGTCTCTTTTTCAGGGCCCAACAACATTGGCAAGGATTTGTCTTTAACCTTCTCCTTGTTCTTCCTGGTTTGGCTCCTGTCTTGATGCAGGTGACTTCTCAATGCATCTCTAAGCCCCGTCTTTTCACCTGAAGTATATACATTGGTACCAGCCTGCTCTATCCAGCCTTCTACAGACATCCTGCTGTTTCCTTATGTTTGGTACATGCAAAACAGAAAGGGGTGTTTTTCTCCTGAGTTTTCACTTCTGAGACACTTAGGTGATTGTGCTCGTTTCTGAGAGCCCATGGAGCCTGGCTGTCACATGCTTTGGTCTTTTTACATAACACAATACAAAGTTTActcttgttctgttctttcctgtTTAGAGATGATCTTTTGTGACAAATAGAACCATATTGTTTTTTCTCTAACAGctgtgtccaaccttttggcgtctctgtgCCACACCGGAAGacttgtcttggaccacacattaaacacattgcaaaacgtaatcacacacaaaaaatctcatgttttaagtaaatttatgattttgtgttgggctgccatcctgggctgcatgcggcctgcaggctgcaggttggatgcACCTGGATTGTGTTACCTTAAGGAGTAACCCCAGCTTACTTCTCACAACAACCATGAGGGGGTGCTGTGGGCCGAGCTCTGATTGGTTGGATTTATTTGGGGTAAGTTGTCTGAATACTAAACAGCTCTGATAGGTCAGGGTGGTCATCCCtactattcaacaaatatttccagCTCTCTGCCTTCCCAGGACTTGGTAGACCTGCATCTCTTGGCCCCCTTGTGGTTGGGTGAAGCCATGTAACTCGTTCTAGCTCAGGAGTCCTGCACGGAAGTACTGTGCTTGGACTGAAGCATTTAATTCCTGTGCAAGGCTCTTCGGAGAGCTCTTTTCCTTTGCTATGGTGACTGGCAATGTTTGAGATGACAGCTGCTTCCCCAACCTGGGTCCTAGaatgaggagacagaaagaagtaGCCTGAGTCACTCATGACAGACACAAGAGCTTGAGTGACAAATAAACTTTTGTTAACAGTTAGAAACCACTAAGGTTTGGGTTGTTTGCAGCATGTCTCATCTTGACTAGCACCCTACTAGTGTGAAGTCATATTTAGCACCTTTTGTATTTCAGACATGCATTGGGTTCTTGTAAGTAAAGAGCTGACATATCCGTTTCCATGAATTTGGTAGATACAATTCCCCAGAGCAATAGGCTTCCTTTAAACAATAgttgaaaatatattcacattgatATTGCATATTTTACACAAAGCTAACTTTTGTGAAATGAGAGCATGTTCCGCACTTAACGAGGGAATGAGTTGGATGGGGACCACACTTACCCCTGAGTTCACCTTCCCCCACAGATGTTTCTGTCTTCACACCGCACGCTCGGTCCACCACTCAGTTCTGACTCTGTCCACTGGTTTCTGCACGAGGTGGCTGTGTGGAGCTCCTTCATTTCCACTCGCGCTCACTTTGAAAAGTCAAAAATGGTGTTTCTGCAGATGTACAACCCTCCAACCTTTCTCATCCTAGTCCCCAGAGTTTCAAGTTAGAAGAGCCCCTGGAAGTCACACACCCACCTCTCAAACCCCAGGATAGAGAACGGGAAACGAGGTGGGGCCATCTGTGAGCGGCAGAGTACagatgcctgggctgcagcccacgCTAGTCCTTACAGGTCCTCCGACAGACCCCGCCTCATCCCCTAAGCCTCTAATGccgctccctctgcctgcagtgGGGGCTAACTCCCCATCATCAGGTCTGTGCACATATGTAGTCCTGCCagtgtttaaatttaaaatcacaac
This Phyllostomus discolor isolate MPI-MPIP mPhyDis1 chromosome 5, mPhyDis1.pri.v3, whole genome shotgun sequence DNA region includes the following protein-coding sequences:
- the LOC114497112 gene encoding peptidyl-prolyl cis-trans isomerase A-like; translated protein: MPPLPRTFPCPATVNPTVFFNVPKTAENFRALSTGEKKICYKGPCCHRIILGFPCQGDDFTWHSGTGSKSIYGEKSDDENFVLKHTGPGILSTANAGPNTNSSQLFICTAKTEWLDGKHVVFPQVKDRVDAVTAMEHYRSRNDKTSKKITITDCGQLS